The stretch of DNA gaggtgaagagttcgagaccagcctgaccaacatggagaaaccccatctctactaaaaatacaaaattagccagacatggtggcgcatgcctgtaatctcagctactgggggaggctgaggcaggagaatcgtttgaacccaggaggcagcagttgcggtgagccaagatcacaccattgtactccaacctggacaacaagagcaaaactctatcttacgaaaaaaaaaaaaaaaagagagagagagaccagggtGACCTCATGAGGTCTGGACAACCAGAGATGAGGTTCCTGACACTGGCTCAGGAAGCACTAAAGCACTTCTGAATATGATCAAACCTCTCCCTCTAACCAACACCTGCTTGCAGAAACAGAGGCATGTTCAAGGGCACCACAGGCATGCAATTGGCCATGCTCTGCCTGTGGGACAGAAGACTGGGTTTTTCTAATAAACAGTATGGGGAAGACACAGCGGGTGGGAACCACCAGAGATAAAACAATAGGCAAGACATATCAACCAATCACACTGACCTTTGGGGACTTCATTCAAACAAGCCACCTGTTAACTGGCATTTTGAGATTGTCTGGGAAACACAAAAACTAACCAGAAATAAGACAATACTAAGaacttattattatatatatatatatatatatatatatttttttttttttttttttttttgagacacggtcttgctctatcgcccaggttggagtgcagtgtcgtgatcacagctcactgcaccctctaccttctgggctcaattgatcctcccacctcattcttcTGAGTCTGAGGccacagccacatgccaccatgcctggttaatttttgtatttttatttttcacagaaacagtgtctcattatgttgccaggctggtctcacagtcttgggctcaagcgatcctcccaccgtgccctgccatctcccaagtactgggattacaggtgtgagccaccttgcccagccaaaaAGGATTTCTTATCTGTCAATGATACACTGTAAACATATGTACAGGCCACATGATGTCTGGGATTGGCTTTTAAAACTGGGGACGGAAACAAATGGGAGATAATGAAACGAGAATGTAAGAATATTAATCATTGCTGAAGCTGGTGAGCACAAGACATGGGAGCTGCCTGACTATTGTGGGTttgggaagttttctttttctttctttcttttctttttttttttttttttttttttttttttattgagacagagtctcgttcttgttgcccaggctgctggagtgcaatggtgcaattttggctcactgcaatctccatctccccgattcaagcgattcttctgcctcagcctcccaagcagctgggactacaggcgcccgccaccacgccctgctaatttttgtatttttaagcagagacgggggtttcgccatgttgcccaggctggtctcgaactcctgagctcaggcaatcagcccgccttggcctcccaaagtgctatgattacaggtgtgagcctccgcttCCGGCCGGTTTGGAATTTTTCACACACCCACATTTAAATAGCAAACGCACAGGGGACGAAGGAAGAGCCCCAAAAACCACgcccagggagggaggaggaaaaccAGGAGGGGCATCTGCCCCTCACTCTCTCGGGAGCCCAAATGTCTTCCTTTGGGGAATGGGGACAACCCCGGGGCGCAGGTGGCTAGGAGCACACCAACATCCATGGACCAGGAAGGACGCTGCTGCTGAAGACCCTGTGAGCCAAACAGACCTGTTCCCGCTGCTGGCGGCCGCGCTTCTCCGAGGCCGCCTGCTGCCCCAGCAGCTCTCGCAGCTGCTCCTCCTCCCGGCGAGCAGCCACTCGCTCCCCAGCCAGCTCACCCCGCAGCAAGGCCACTTCCACCTCCATCTGCAGAGAGAAGGCCAAGGCTGGGGGCTCGGACGCCTAGGTCCAAGGAAGAGGCCCAGGGCCTTAACTACCAGATTCGAAGGAAGGATGGACTCCAGGGACCTGAAtttggagggaggaagagaggagggccTAGAATCTGATCCCACCGGAGGAAAAGGCTGAGAGTCCGGCTTTGCGGGTTCCTCTTGAGTTGGGGCCAGGCTTCGCAAGGGGTCCGTAGCCTCACCTCGATCCTCAGCTCCTTCCTCTGGCGCTGTAGCTCCTTCACTCGCTGCTCCATTAGGGCCACGCGAGTCAATGCCTCCAGTTGCTGTCCTCGCAGGCGCCGCGCCGCCCCTCGCACCCCTTCCCCCGAAGAGGTGGATGAGTGGGGTGTAGACGCCATTGCTCTCGGAGGCTTAGCCTCGGGCTGAAGTTGAGGGGGCGTGGTTTAGTGGAGATGCCTCGCCCCCTGCAATCACTAAGTAGGTCTGGTCCCCACCCAACATCCCCTCTGCCGGTCTCAGTCTACTTACCTAACACAACCACCACTCCCATAATCTGTCGCAggctcttttccttctttcttttcttttgtgtgtgtgtgtgtgtgtgtgtgtgtgtgtgtgtgtgtgtgtgtgtgtgtgttttgtcctgagatagggtctcactgactggagtgcagtggcgcgattatggctcactgcagcatcgacctcccggactcaagcgatccttctgcctcagcctcctaggtagctgtgacaacaggcgcgcatcaccaccccaagctcttttatttatttatttatttatttatttttattttttggtagagaggggggtcatgctatgttgcctgggctggtctcgaactcctaggttcaagagattctcccacctcggcctcccaaagtgctaagactacaggcatgagccaccgcgcccggcctcagcctcctgtattcAAAGTCGGAGTGAGGGAGGGTGCAAGTCCAGTGACCCTCCAAGGGTCCAAGACACGGACCACAGAGGCTTGCAGTACCGGATGGAGGGTGGGCGGATGTAAAGCCGACTTATGaaaggtgtttctttttctctattcagGTCCTATTCTCTTGGCGTCACTTTCTCGTAGCGCCTggatctgtctctctgtctctctctccacccgACCCCAATCTCTCAGATTCGGTATCTGTCCACTGCCTCTGAATCACTAGATCTTTCTCCCTCGGAGTATGTCCCTCTCTGGAGGTTTTTCTCTATTTGTTTCTCTGAGCATCTCTGCCGGTTATTTCTGGGTTTCCCTCTGTCTCGATTCccctctctctgactctctgtcTCTAGACTCACTGTGTCTCTGTCTTTTTTGGGTCTTTGTCTCTCAGTCTCCATGTCTCTCGGTCTCTGTCTGGTTCTTGATCTCTCTGCATCTCTTACTCATTTGGTTCTCTCTGTTCagtagtctctctctctctctctctctctctctctctctctcatgtttAGAGATAGGTTCTGCTCTgtcccaggaggctggggtgcagtggcgcaatcatagttCACCGCAGCctacaactcctgggctcaagcgatcctcctgcctcagcctcccgagtaactgggattacacgcacgcAGCACTGCGCTTGgacaatttctatatttttttttttctagagacggggatttgctatgttgcccagacttgtctcgaactcctgggcttaagcgatcctccccttggcctccccaagtgctgggattacaggcgtgagccacctatCTGGTTCCTCTATACCCGTCTTTCTGTCTCCGTCGCCCGTTTGGGTCTTGTCTCCGTTCTTGGGGCCTCCCCGTGGCTCTGTCTATCTGGTTATGTATCTggtttctgtctgtctgtgtctctgcCTCTTTGGCTCCGTGTCCTGGTGTCTGTCTCTCAGTACTCTCTGTTATCACTGggtctctctccctgtctccggGTCTCTGTCTTTCTGGTTTCCCTCTACCTGTCTACCTGTCCGGCCACCTGCTTGAGTCCCCGTCGGTCCAGGCCACCCGCGCTGTCGCCCTCGGGTTCCTCACCGCCTCGCGGCTGCTCTCAGTGCTGCTGCCTTCTCCCACTTCTTCCTCCGCCTGCTGCTCAGCTCCTCCGCGGCTCGAAGGTTCCGCCAGTACCTTGGGGGCCTCCTGTTCACGGGACTCCTCGGGATAGCCCTGGGGCTGGACCTCCACGTCGCATTCCGGGACCGGCGGCGGCGGGGTCCCCTCGGCGGGGCGGCTACGCGTTCCCATGGCCGCTCCGGCTCCTGCGGGGTAGGCGGGACCAGGCGCTCCGGGGGCGGGGCCTAGGAGGGCTGAGCGCCGCTCGCGTCTGCTCCGGGGCGCGGAGACCTCCCCAGGAGGCGGGGCCTAAGAGTTCAAAGGATGGAACTGAGCGTTACGGAGGCGTGTCCTTAAGTTTCCAGAGGCGGGGCTCGATGGTTCCAAGGCGACACGCCCCCGGAGATGGGACCGGAATTTGAGTCCGGGTCGTAGCTCGCCCCCTACTGGCCTGTTCGACCCCGCCTCCCCTCCCTCATCTCCAAGTGTCAGGCCTTGTACCCTCCCAGCAGCCCCCCACAATCTCTTGGACTCGCTTAGAGCGACCCATCTTCTCCCTCCGAGACTCAGCAGTTCGACTCCTGCCCCGTCCTTCCCGGAGCCCCGTAGTCTTAGTCCCGACCCCACTGTGCAGGGCAACAGCGCCCATGCCGCCTCACCCAGGGGTCCAGGAGTCGGGTCTCCCAGGCTGCCCTTCTCTGAACAAGCCAGGAGTCGGAGTCCTTGAGATTCCGAAGTCCAACCGCCACCTCCCCACAGCCTCGGCCCCCTCACCAGCTCAGGCTTCGGCTCGCTCCGCTCTGCGGGCTGGGCACGGCCGCTTCTGCCTATGAGACAGGtggcaggggaagagggaggagagaggccgCCCCGTCCCCCTCCCCAGCAGCCCGGAAGTGGAGGGGGGGACAACAGGTCCAACAGCTCCCGAGGGAGGAGGGAGCCACGGGCTTGCCCCACCCGCGGCTTCGGCATCTGGCCATCCCGGCCCCACCGGCCCCACCCTCATGGAACTCAGCATCTCGACCTCCCAGTCTCCCTCGATCCCCTCATTCCTGCCCCACTGGAGGAGTCTTGGCTACCGCTGTATGGGCACCTCTCTAATGTCCAGACCCTGGGAGttcagaaaggaaggcaggaatggAGATGGGGACGTCTCCCCTCTAATGAGCCCTTCAGAAGGGCCCTGACCGGTTTGGGGAGCTGGACAAGGGGAAGGGGTGCCCTGAACTGAGTCAGAGACCTGCCTAGAGACTGAGGGAAGTGTACTGCCACCCCCCAACACTTTGCTACGGGGGGGAGGGCGGAGGTTAAAGGTCTCAGCCAGACCCTTTCCTCTCTgggcaaaaacaggaaaataactgGTATATGAAAAGGGATGATTAGAAGTCAAGAGCTGTGCTAAACACTTTATACCCGGTCATTTAATTTCACCCTCAAAGCTGCCCAGTGAGAAAGTGATTACtacctccatttcttttttttagtagacactgggtttctccaggttgcccagactggtcttgaactcctcggctcaaacaccctgcctgcctgggcctcccaaagtgttgagattacaggcgtgagccaccgagcctggcctacTACCTTCATTTTATACTTGGGGATACAAGCTGAAGAGGACAAATGCACCCAAggttggctgggcacagaggctcaggcctgtaatcccagcactttgggaagccaaggcaggtggattgcttgagaccaggagttcaaggccagcctgagcaacatggagaaaccccatctctactaaaaatacaaaaattatgccaggtgtggtggcacacacctgtcatctcagctactgtggaggctgaggcaggaggatctcttgagcccaggaggtcaagactgcagtgagtcctgaatgtgccactgcactccagcctgggcaacagagtaagaccccatctcacacacacacacacacaaaaaatgtaggCAAGATCTACACATGTTATAAGCGGTAAAATGCAGGCTTCATTCTCTCAAAAGTCCATGTTCTTAACCATTGTGTATACTGTCACTTCAAGCCAGGAAGTACCCAAAAGATCATTCTAAATGATAGTAACTTTAATGGTGAACACTGATAGGCCACGTGCCAGGCACTTACACACATTGACTCATCAGAGCATCACAACACCCTATTATTATtccttccattttacagataagaaaactgaggcctagagaagtgAAGTACCTTACCCCAGGGCTAAGTGGGAAGTGGCTCGAAAGCCGGTGTTCTAATCCAAGGTGATGAGAAGACCTGCCCCAGATAtctgtttgtttttcatcttgTGAGTTAGAAATCTTGTGGGCtaccaggccgggcgtggtggctcacgcctgtaatcccagcactttgagaggccgaggcaggtggatcacgagatcaggagatcaagatcatgctggctaacacagtgaaaccctgtctctactaaaaatacaaaaaaatcagccgagggtcatggcatgtgcctgtagtcccagctactcaggaggctgaggcaggagcattgcttaaacctgggagacagaggttgcagtaagccaagatcgtgctactgcactccagcctgggcaacagagggacactccatctcaaaagaaaaaaaaaaaaccttgcaggCTCCCTGGGCCTCCTGGCCTCTCCACAGAACCAGAACTCCACCCCTTTAGGCCCAGAAACCCAATTGGTTCCCCCTAGAAAATAGGTAGAAGTCAGACTCATGttaaaaagaagttttatttAGGAAGCTCCAGGGGCTGGGGTTCGGGCATGGGGTGGGAAAGGAGAGGTACAGTGTCAACGCCACCCTCTCCTCCCGCCTAGTGCATTAATACTTGATGGGAGCATCTGACAGAAGTGAGATCAGGCAGGGGGTGGTGTCTGCACCCCACAGCGCATGTTGGCTGGAACAGCAAAGTCTGAAAGCAAGAAATCAAGGTTAAAACTAAGGGGCCTAGGCAGAGCTCCAGGCCCCACTGGAGACCCAGAAATCCTAGGAACTTTCCTCTTCAGGGAACTAGAGTTTTGGTCCTGAGCCCACTCCTTCCCTCAGACCCAGAAGTCctgtcccccagcccctcctccctcagacccaggagtccagtcccccacccctcctccctcagacccaggagtccagtcccccagcccctcctccctcagacccaggagtccagtccccagcccctcctccttcagacccaggagtccagtcccccagcccctcctccctcagacccaggagtccagtcccccacccctcctccctcagacccaggagtccaggcccccagcccctcttccctcagacccaggagtccaggcccccagcccctcctcccccagACCTGGGAGTCCAAACAcgcagcccctcctccctcagacccaggagtccaagctcccagcccctcctccctcagacccaggagcccaggcccccagcccctcctccatcagacccaggagtccaggcgcCCAGCCCCTCCTTCCCTCAGACCTAGGAGTCCAAAcctgcagcccctcctccctcagacccaggagtccaaaCCCGCAGCCCCTTCTCCctcagactcaggagcccaggcccccagcccctcctccatcagacccaggagtccaggcccccagcccctcttccctcagacccaggagtccaggcgcCCAGCCCCTCCTTCCCTCAGACCTAGGAGTCCAAAcctgcagcccctcctccctcagacccaggagtccaaaCCCGCAGCCCcttctccctcagacccaggagtctaggcccccagcccctcctccctcagacccaggagtccaaacccccagcccctcctccctcagacccaggagtccaggctccccagcccctcctcccccagACCTGGGAGTCCAAACacacagcccctcctccctcagacccaggagcccaggcccccagcccctcctccctcagacccggGAGTCCAAACCcgcagcccctcctccctcagacccagaagcccaggcccccagcccctcctccgtCAGACCTGGGAGTCCAAACCCGcaacccctcctccctcagacccaggagtccgagctcccagcccctcctccctcagacccaggagtccaggtacCCAGCCACTCACCTATCTGCTCAGGTTTAGGCAAGTTCAGGTTGTCCATGATTTTGACAAACTCCTCACAGCTGCGGGTGAGCCGAGGGTTCAGAGTCCTCTCCTCCTCCACGGTGGACACTGTGAACCCTAGTGgccaagggaggggaaggaaagtcAAGGAGTCCAGTGCCTCAGGCCTCTCAGAACTACATTCCCCAGGAGGGTTTGGGTGCCTCTCTGGCAGGGGCCTCTCTGGCAGGGGTTCTTCCCAGAATATTCCTAAAGTAGCTTTCCCTCCTCCATGGGAACTATGGGAAATGTAGTTTTCCCCAGTTCCCTAAGCTCCACAAGTAAGGCCCAGGAAAACCCATGCCCTGCAGAATTCCAGGCATCTAGCAGTCACATAGTGTCTACATCCACACACAGCAGGCTcaagcactttatatatatatataatttttttttttttttttttttttttttttttttttttttttttttttagacagggtcttgctatgtcacccaggctggaatatagtggtacgatcacagctcactgcagcctcaatctcctgggctcaagcaatcctcctaccacagcctctcaaggagctggcagcatgccaccttgcctggctaattttttgtattttgtagaggcagagttttgccatgttactcaggctggtctcgaactcactcctgggctcaaacgagcctcctgcctcagcctcccaaagtgctaggattacaggtgtgagcccccgtgcccagcctcaaacactgaattttttttggccagagaagtttctgagactGGTAGTCTTCATGCCTTACAAAGATTACAGAGATTTACACTCcactttcaaagtttttttttttttttttttttttttttgaggcggagtcttgctctatcgcccaggctggagtgcagtggccggatctcagctcactgcaagctccgcctcccgggttcccgccattctcctgcctcagcctcccgagtagctgggactacaggtgcccgccacctcacccggctagtttttttgtattttttagtagagacggggtttcactgtgttagccaggatggtctcaatctcctgacctcgtgatccacccgtctcggcctcccaaagtgctgggattacaggttttttttttttttttttttttgagacagagcctcactctgtctcccaggctggaatgcagtggtgtgatcttggttcactgcaacctccacctcccaggttcaagcaattctcctgcctcaacctcccgaatagctgggattacaggcatgggtctgtaatcccagctcctccaggaagccctcacCATGGTAATCATGAGCAGGGTAGATCAGACAGTCGCCTGGAAGTGTGAAGATCTTTTCATGGACCGAGTGGTACAAGGTCTTGGCACAGCCTGGGGAAGGAAAGATCAGAGGTCAGTGGATCAACAGGACAGAAGACTCTAACCCCTTCCTTCAAGAAAAGGGTGAAAGGATAAAATCACTGTAGCTAAACCATCTCCTTCATGTCCTGCCAATATCCCTTTGTCTAAGTAGAGAACAGGGAAAGGCATTCTAGGTGGATGGAACAGCATGTACAAAGAATTGAGGAATGGTGAGAAATTCAGCATGGCTGTAAATAGGGTTGGAATGACACCATGAAGCACCAAAGAGTGTCATTTGTGACCTTGGCTGTCACCCAGGGGATGTCAAGTAAGGGTTCTGAACAAGAAAGGTGCACTAGAAGGTAAGAAACTGAAGacaaagccaggtgcagtggctcatgcctgtaatcctagcactttgggaggctgaggcaggtggactacctgaggtcaggagttcaagaccagcctggccaacatggtgaaaccctgtctttactaaaaatacaaaaattagccaggcgtggtgacccatgcctgtaatcccagctattcaggaggctgaggcaggagaactacttgaacctaggaggtggaggttgcagtgagccaagatcacaccactacactccagcctgggagacagagtaaggctctgtctcaaaaaaaacaacataataataataaaaaaaaaagaaactgaagacatGAGGCCCAGGAGAAGAGTGTGATGCCATGGTCCCCACAAGCAGCTCTGAGTCCTAAGTAGGAGGCAAACCTCTCTTCCACCTTGCATTTCAGCCTAAATCCTTCAGCTTCCTGACTGTACTTCGAATGGATAAATGGAAGATTGGGAGCCttgaagagaaaaagacagagactgagatgcagagaggagagagggaagagggaggaagacgCCTGGGGATGTGGCTTCCCATGACCATCTCATCATGACTTCTGTCTTTCCCTCTTATCCAGCCTCACTTCTCCCTTCAAGGCAGCTAAATTCCAGGCCTAGTGTTAACCCCACATTGTCACACATGCTCAAAGGATGGCCCAACCCTGAGATTCTGAAACTACACTCCCTTTCCACAGGGAAGCTCCTAAATCTAACCACCCCTAGCAGCTAGACTCTAAATGGATCATTGCTCCCTGGCAATTAAACTGCTGGCTCtaacaacttctttttttctctcttgctcttttttttttttttttttttttgagacggagtcttgctctgtcacccaggctggagtgcagtggcacaatctcggctcactgcgacctccgcctcctgggttcaagtaaatctctgcctcagcctcctgagtagctgggattataggcacccactaccacagccagctaatttttgtatttttagagatggggtttcaccatcttggccaggctggtcttgaactcctgacctcatgatccacctgccttggcctcccaaagtgctgggattacaggcgtgagccaccatacccagcccttttttttttcctttttttttttttttttttttttagttctatgtGTTTCTTAGAGAgggagcctcactatgttgcccaagctaggcTCAAATAGGTAACTAACACACCCCTGAATCTAACTGTCCCCCAAGAGCTAAGCCCCTGAATCTAACTCTTCCCATACTCTAGCATGGGGGTCCTCAACCCTGGGTACCGGTCTGTGGTCTGTTGGGAACTGGGCTGTGCAGAAGGTGGTGAGCGACAGGTGACTgagcaaaacttcatctgtatttacagccgcaCCCCATCGCTcccattaccacctgagctctgcctcctgtcagatccacagcaacattagattctcataggagcacaaaccctattgtgaactgcatgtgggagggatctaggttatgttcttcttatgagaatctaatgcctgatgatctgtcactatctTCCATCTctcccagatgggaccatctagtgcaggaaaacaagttcagggctcccactgattctacatgatggttagttacataattatttcattatctattgcaatgtaataataataaagtgcacaataaatgtaacacATTTGAATCCCCGAAACTATGCCGCGCcatggtccatggaaaaattaacTTCCACGAAAcgggtccctggtgccaaaaaggttggggaccactgctctagcAGGGAAACTCCTTGAATTTAATATTGAAGCCTCCTAAAAGTCTAatgtccatccattcattcttGTAACAGATACTTCAACACTTGACACACATGTAACTGTATGAAGATCTTGGGCTGGATAAAGGAGCTAGTCACCTTGCTGGAAGTCTGTCCGCCCACACCCACGGATCAACAGGGCATCTCCAGTGAAGGCCATGCTGTGGTCATTCAGGACGAAGGTGACACAGCCTGGGGTGTGGCCAGGGCTGGCCCTGGTCTCCAAGGCCTGGCAGGGGTGGCAGAGTACAGAGATAGTCACCAAGAATCCTTCAAGATGAAACTGGTCCCCAAAGCCCCACCCTACTCCAAGGTCTTATCTAGATGCATATTTTGG from Rhinopithecus roxellana isolate Shanxi Qingling chromosome 12, ASM756505v1, whole genome shotgun sequence encodes:
- the ETHE1 gene encoding persulfide dioxygenase ETHE1, mitochondrial, whose amino-acid sequence is MFEPVSCTYTYLLGDRESREAVLIDPVLETAPRDAQLIKELGLRLLYAVNTHCHADHITGSGLLRSLLPGCQSVISRLSGAQADLHIEDGDSIRFGRFALETRASPGHTPGCVTFVLNDHSMAFTGDALLIRGCGRTDFQQGCAKTLYHSVHEKIFTLPGDCLIYPAHDYHGFTVSTVEEERTLNPRLTRSCEEFVKIMDNLNLPKPEQIDFAVPANMRCGVQTPPPA